A single genomic interval of Dysidea avara chromosome 8, odDysAvar1.4, whole genome shotgun sequence harbors:
- the LOC136264083 gene encoding uncharacterized protein isoform X2 yields MGNEVSTVRAEIGKAAFTGEEKTKREEQINILERMMNYRLQNERANMIKAEGSQEVYSKMEVESYHQVNLYSNMKLIPNCKFPHITLDDGIVNFLGNLEEKYLTLVKLAVQNVLENNEIGEYLGNNMIIASEYNTMLRFDMFCYRWNFTSDEVISGIVGVSGAILVKHVIDLSNTVPETLDKIMLNQSEWLDDLKAPTDTEATISNSQDIESPTSPSPEHQRTIHLAATFLINQQHQRDTNMATRRRYQRSIRRATRHQKATAVYQRTRIQRTSRGRTISQRATHKKAKNHRSNGGKATKSRANYRK; encoded by the coding sequence ATGGGAAACGAAGTATCCACCGTCCGAGCAGAGATTGGTAAAGCCGCTTTTACTGGAGAGGAGAAGACGAAAAGGGAAGAACAGATTAACATCCTCGAAAGAATGATGAACTATCGTCTTCAAAACGAAAGAGCAAATATGATTAAAGCCGAAGGTAGCCAAGAAGTGTACAGCAAAATGGAGGTTGAAAGTTATCACCAGGTTAACCTTTATTCAAATATGAAGCTCATTCCAAATTGCAAGTTTCCACATATTACTCTTGACGACGGAATCGTAAATTTCCTAGGTAATCTGGAAGAAAAGTATCTAACACTTGTAAAACTTGCTGTCCAGAATGTACTTGAAAACAATGAAATAGGAGAATATCTAGGAAATAATATGATTATTGCATCTGAATATAACACAATGCTTCGGTTTGATATGTTCTGCTACCGCTGGAATTTTACTTCTGATGAAGTAATTAGTGGCATTGTGGGTGTTTCTGGGGCCATTCTTGTGAAGCATGTTATTGATTTGAGCAATACAGTCCCTGAAACTTTAGACAAAATTATGCTAAATCAAAGTGAATGGTTGGATGACCTGAAAGCTCCTACAGATACTGAAGCGACAATTTCAAATTCCCAAGATATTGAAAGTCCAACCTCTCCTTCCCCAGAACATCAAAGAACTATTCACTTAGCCGCCACATTCCTTATAAATCAACAACATCAAAGAGACACTAACATGGCTACCAGAAGGAGATATCAAAGATCTATTCGAAGAGCAACTAGACATCAAAAAGCCACGGCTGTCTACCAAAGAACAAGGATTCAAAGGACTAGCCGTGGAAGGACTATCAGCCAAAGAGCCACTCACAAAAAAGCAAAAAATCACAGATCTAATGGTGGAAAAGCTACGAAATCAAGAGCAAATTACAGAAAATAA
- the LOC136264083 gene encoding uncharacterized protein isoform X1: MFLVTSCIAKIPQSSVYRLIFSRMGNEVSTVRAEIGKAAFTGEEKTKREEQINILERMMNYRLQNERANMIKAEGSQEVYSKMEVESYHQVNLYSNMKLIPNCKFPHITLDDGIVNFLGNLEEKYLTLVKLAVQNVLENNEIGEYLGNNMIIASEYNTMLRFDMFCYRWNFTSDEVISGIVGVSGAILVKHVIDLSNTVPETLDKIMLNQSEWLDDLKAPTDTEATISNSQDIESPTSPSPEHQRTIHLAATFLINQQHQRDTNMATRRRYQRSIRRATRHQKATAVYQRTRIQRTSRGRTISQRATHKKAKNHRSNGGKATKSRANYRK; encoded by the exons ATGTTTCTGGTGACTTCCTGTATTGCAAAGATTCCGCAATCCTCTGTATACC GTCTGATTTTCAGCAGAATGGGAAACGAAGTATCCACCGTCCGAGCAGAGATTGGTAAAGCCGCTTTTACTGGAGAGGAGAAGACGAAAAGGGAAGAACAGATTAACATCCTCGAAAGAATGATGAACTATCGTCTTCAAAACGAAAGAGCAAATATGATTAAAGCCGAAGGTAGCCAAGAAGTGTACAGCAAAATGGAGGTTGAAAGTTATCACCAGGTTAACCTTTATTCAAATATGAAGCTCATTCCAAATTGCAAGTTTCCACATATTACTCTTGACGACGGAATCGTAAATTTCCTAGGTAATCTGGAAGAAAAGTATCTAACACTTGTAAAACTTGCTGTCCAGAATGTACTTGAAAACAATGAAATAGGAGAATATCTAGGAAATAATATGATTATTGCATCTGAATATAACACAATGCTTCGGTTTGATATGTTCTGCTACCGCTGGAATTTTACTTCTGATGAAGTAATTAGTGGCATTGTGGGTGTTTCTGGGGCCATTCTTGTGAAGCATGTTATTGATTTGAGCAATACAGTCCCTGAAACTTTAGACAAAATTATGCTAAATCAAAGTGAATGGTTGGATGACCTGAAAGCTCCTACAGATACTGAAGCGACAATTTCAAATTCCCAAGATATTGAAAGTCCAACCTCTCCTTCCCCAGAACATCAAAGAACTATTCACTTAGCCGCCACATTCCTTATAAATCAACAACATCAAAGAGACACTAACATGGCTACCAGAAGGAGATATCAAAGATCTATTCGAAGAGCAACTAGACATCAAAAAGCCACGGCTGTCTACCAAAGAACAAGGATTCAAAGGACTAGCCGTGGAAGGACTATCAGCCAAAGAGCCACTCACAAAAAAGCAAAAAATCACAGATCTAATGGTGGAAAAGCTACGAAATCAAGAGCAAATTACAGAAAATAA